In Aphelocoma coerulescens isolate FSJ_1873_10779 chromosome 3, UR_Acoe_1.0, whole genome shotgun sequence, a single window of DNA contains:
- the SOCS5 gene encoding suppressor of cytokine signaling 5, with protein MDKVGKMWNNFKYRCQNLFSHEGGSQNENIVVNSSNCSSGKEKAIQITDLAQQQPSSPLRENIALQLGLSPSKNTARRNQNCVTEIPQIVEISIEKENDSCVTTGARLARRDSYSRHAPWGGKKKHSCSTKTQSSLDTEKRFGRTRSGLQRRERRYGVSSVHDMDAVSSRTVGSRSLRQRLQDTVGLCFPMRTYSKQSKPLFSNKRKIHLSELMLEKCPFPAGSDLAQKWHLIKQHTAPVSPHSTFFDTFDPSLVSTEDEEDRLRERRRLSIEEGVDPPPNAQIHTFEATAQVNPLYKLGPKLAPGMTELTGDKTITPPGSCDSEEDTTTLCLQSRRQKQRQMSGESHGHISRQGAWKVHTQIDYIHCLVPDLLQITGNPCYWGVMDRYEAEALLEGKPEGTFLLRDSAQEDYLFSVSFRRYNRSLHARIEQWNHNFSFDAHDPCVFHSSTVTGLLEHYKDPSSCMFFEPLLTVSLNRTFPFSLQYICRAVICRCTTYDGIDDLPLPSMLQDFLKEYHYKQKVRVRWLEREPIKTK; from the coding sequence ATGGATAAAGTGGGAAAGATGTGGAACAATTTCAAATACAGGTGCCAGAATCTCTTTAGTCATGAGGGTGGAAGCCAAAATGAGAATATAGTTGTGAACTCCAGTAATTGCTCATCTGGTAAAGAGAAAGCTATCCAGATAACTGACTTGGCTCAGCAACAACCCAGCAGCCCTTTGAGAGAAAACATTGCTTTGCAATTAGGCTTAAGTCCTTCAAAGAATACAGCAAGGCGGAACCAAAACTGTGTCACAGAAATTCCTCAGATTGTTGAAATAAGCATTGAGAAAGAGAATGATTCGTGTGTCACCACGGGAGCCAGGCTTGCTCGAAGGGACTCTTATTCTCGGCATGCTCCTTGGGGTGGGAAGAAGAAGCATTCCTGCTCTACCAAAACACAGAGCTCCTTGGATACTGAAAAAAGATTTGGTAGAACACGAAGTGGTTtgcagaggagggagagaaggtATGGGGTGAGCTCAGTCCATGACATGGATGCGGTATCCAGCAGGACAGTAGGCAGCCGTTCTCTACGACAGCGTCTCCAAGATACTGTTGGGCTGTGCTTTCCCATGAGAACTTACAGCAAACAGTCCAAACCTCTATTTTCTAACAAAAGAAAGATCCATCTCTCTGAACTAATGCTTGAGAAATgccctttccctgcaggctcAGATCTGGCTCAGAAGTGGCATCTGATTAAACAACACACGGCGCCTGTGAGCCCTCATTCAACTTTCTTTGACACGTTTGATCCTTCCTTGGTTTCcacagaagatgaagaagacaggctgagagagagaCGTAGACTTAGTATTGAAGAAGGGGTTGACCCCCCTCCCAATGCCCAAATACACACTTTTGAAGCTACAGCACAGGTAAATCCATTGTATAAACTGGGACCAAAGTTAGCCCCTGGTATGACTGAGCTGACTGGGGACAAAACCATAACACCTCCAGGGAGCTGCGACTCCGAAGAGGACACAACAACGCTTTGCCTGCAGTCGCGCCGGCAGAAGCAGCGTCAGATGTCGGGAGAGAGCCATGGCCATATCAGCAGGCAGGGGGCTTGGAAAGTGCATACTCAGATCGATTACATCCACTGCCTCGTGCCAGACTTGCTCCAGATCACAGGGAACCCGTGTTACTGGGGCGTCATGGACCGCTACGAAGCAGAAGCACTTCTGGAGGGTAAGCCCGAAGGCACTTTTTTGCTCAGGGATTCTGCGCAGGAGGACTACCTCTTCTCGGTGAGCTTCCGCCGCTACAACCGCTCGCTGCACGCACGCATTGAGCAGTGGAACCACAACTTCAGCTTTGATGCCCATGACCCCTGTGTGTTTCACTCCTCCACCGTTACAGGGCTCCTGGAACACTACAAAGACCCCAGCTCTTGCATGTTCTTTGAACCGTTGCTTACTGTATCTCTGAACAGGACCTTCCCCTTTAGTCTGCAGTATATCTGCCGGGCAGTAATCTGCAGGTGCACTACGTATGATGGAATTGATGACCTTCCTCTACCCTCCATGTTGCAAGACTTTCTAAAGGAGTATCACTATAAACAAAAAGTCAGGGTGCGATGGCTGGAGCGGGAACCTATTAAAACAAAGTAA